In one window of Henckelia pumila isolate YLH828 chromosome 1, ASM3356847v2, whole genome shotgun sequence DNA:
- the LOC140879771 gene encoding uncharacterized protein: MWGPGLQFNRSRNSDDRFYSASRAHRSRDYQGRAQSDVTSVHSWSQSDEPPAENSKPAAAPVLESSHLCNLERFLQSVTPSVPGQSLSKMAGRSWRTSDEEFQPFFFLSDLWDSFKEWSAYGAGVPLILNDSDCVVQYYVPYLSGIQLYGDLSKSTAKSRRPGEESDGEYFRDSSSDGSSDGEQDRGCLSCPKEPHNYHFQIHDDPCNVEMLSLGAQNMAFQEGFSSDEGESGSSQGCLLFEYLERDPPYCREPLANKILDLTHRSPELKTLRSCDLLRSSWISVAWYPIYRIPTGQTLKDLDACFLTFHSLHTPLTGSETVKAPTVKYPTETDGVPQILLPVFGLASYRYRASLWTPDAGNQRHLANSLLQDADNWLNTRQVNHPDFTFFCRR; encoded by the exons ATGTGGGGGCCTGGATTGCAGTTTAATAGGAGTAGAAATAGCGACGATCGGTTTTATAGTGCGTCAAGGGCTCATCGGAGTCGGGATTATCAGGGGAGGGCGCAGAGTGATGTCACATCTGTCCACTCATGGAGCCAAAGCGATGAGCCGCCGGCGGAAAACTCTAAGCCGGCTGCTGCGCCGGTGCTGGAGTCCTCGCATTTGTGTAATCTGGAGAGGTTCTTGCAATCTGTGACTCCTTCTGTTCCCGGCCAGAGTTTATCCAag ATGGCTGGGAGGAGTTGGAGAACGAGTGATGAAGAATTTCAGCCTTTCTtttttttgagtgatttatgGGATTCATTCAAGGAATGGAGTGCATATGGTGCTGGAGTGCCTTTGATATTAAATGATTCTGATTGTGTGGTTCAGTATTATGTGCCATATCTATCTGGCATTCAATTATATGGTGATCTTTCAAAGAGCACGGCAAAATCAAG GCGACCTGGTGAAGAAAGTGATGGTGAATATTTTAGGGATTCTAGTAGCGATGGAAGTAGTGATggtgaacaagatagaggttgCTTGAGTTGTCCAAAGGAGCCGCACAACTATCATTTTCAAATACATGATGATCCTTGCAATGTAGAAATGTTGTCTTTGGGAGCCCAGAACATGGCTTTTCAAGAAGGCTTTTCTAGTGATGAAGGTGAATCTGGAAGCTCACAGGGTTGCTTGTTGTTTGAGTATCTCGAACGGGACCCACCTTATTGCCGTGAACCTTTGGCAAATAAG ATTCTTGATCTTACTCACCGTTCCCCGGAACTGAAGACACTTAGAAGTTGTGATCTACTTCGATCAAGTTGGATATCTGTAGCCTG GTATCCCATTTACAGAATACCTACTGGACAAACTCTTAAAGATCTGGATGCTTGCTTTTTAACCTTCCATTCCCTTCATACGCCATTGACAG GAAGTGAAACCGTGAAAGCTCCAACTGTAAAATATCCAACTGAAACTGATGGTGTTCCCCAGATTTTGCTTCCGGTATTTGGGCTTGCCTCGTACAGATATAGAGCATCCTTGTGGACTCCCGATGCAGGAAATCAGCGCCATTTGGCCAATTCTCTCTTGCAAGATGCCGATAATTGGCTAAATACACGCCAGGTCAATCACCCAGACTTCACTTTCTTCTGCCGTCGGTAA